In Calliopsis andreniformis isolate RMS-2024a chromosome 9, iyCalAndr_principal, whole genome shotgun sequence, the genomic window tatattcACCACAAATGTTATTACTGGTAAACGTAATCTTTTCCACATGTCGACAAATTCTTTCAAAGTACACTAAccataaaaaattgtatttttgttCTATCCGCTTAACGGTAAACAAAGTTAGAAGTTAGAAGAGTTTTAAAATAGGTACCGATAAATCGGTCCGCGGCAATTTGAATGCTGTGTTCTAATACCGATAGATCAGTACCTTGGCACTAAAAGGGTTAAGCcagtattaaaaaattgtttatcgcgTTATCTGATCAGTTTTGCACATTTGTTTTAACTTCCACGCTGCTGCGATGCTTGGCTCCAATTAATAGTTTCTTCAGGGAGCCAAACAAAAAGGATGAAACTTACAGCCTATTTTTTGACAGTTTTAAATGCTGATTGTGTAGTAAGAAAAAGCAATCCTTTTATCTATGAACCTTGCAGAAATAACTTGGAACTACAGATGTCATGAGCTGTGAAGTCGATTTATAGTGAGAAAATAATGCACCTAAGCATGTGAAAAATAGGTAAACATTTTATAGAAATGTAAATAATTTATAGAAATTGTCATAATGGAGTGAAAGGGAATAAATAGAATTAGTCTTACAGAAATTCTTAAATGATTATAGAGGTTTATctctatttaaaatataaactttTTCGGAGGATGTTAAATTAgtactaataaaaataaattttttttccaTTCCAACTCGAATCGAGTACGAAGGTAGTCATttcttgcatctatattgtccgATCCTTTTGCGAACAGCTGTTTCGTCACTTCCGCTATCTTTAAACCATGACTTATCGTTGAGAAAGTAACGTGCTTCGACAAATCGTTATCACAACGCTGTAAAAGTTTCCTCGCGGTTACGAGTCAGCAGCAACGGCTATCATGTTACGTATGTACGTGTGTACATGTGTCCAAATGCGTTGAACGTATAATCGCGCATGAAATTAGAACCAGTGTAAAGAGTGCAGAGGATCCGAAATGCTTTCCTGATTCCATTTACCCTTTGGTAATGGGTAAGATAAATGTCCGAATACAGTAGAACCTCTACGATCTTCGAATATACAAAATTTCTGTTATTTACGGCTGTGCATATTGAGTGTAATAACACTCGATTAAGACTTAAACGATTAAGATTAAGACTTAAACAGTGAAATAATTTGTAGTTTGCTAAAGAAAATAAAGCTAGCTATCAAAAGGTTGTGTCAAGATTGCATTTTGTCGTATTTCAGATAATCGAGATGTCAAATGTTCTAGTAGGTAGGGGAATAACTTAAAAATACCTAAATACATATTCCGATATTTGAATTGTGTCTATCTGTGACGTTCTAGtaactgaatatactatttAATGGTAGTATTTTTTaagtttaaaaataaataaaattaacgttagtgTTTAAGTACCGAGACATAGTCAGTTAGTGAGCCATTTACCTTAATATGTAGTTTATACGGCGTAAACGGGAACTGCCAAGGCGGTGTTAGTACCGGTACCAATCGATAGGCTTTGGTTCAAACCTATCATGTACAACTTACACATTTTCTTCACCGACGAATGTGTTTAGCAGAATTCAAATTATGCAAAATTGATGGTGATATTAGCGATGTTAGTATCAATACTAAAATATTATTACATATAAGGTGGATCAAAGGTAGATGAAAAATTCTGCGACATGAAAGTAAGAGAAAAATTTGTCAAACAAAGGTTgtttaatatgaaaaaaatattatgatcataCCATTTTGCTTTGACTAAAAAATACAACTTGTTAACATCTATTAAATTACTGTCATTctattttattgaaaattacGAATAAGCCTTgtgaaattttatacaaaaagttTCTAACATATAACTAAAATCCGGATGACATCCGTTATACGACAAAAAGATACCACTGACATTTTTCCTCAGTTTtgataaaacgattaaaaaattgaagttcattTACGAAGAAGGTGAAGATACTTCCTTAATATCGAAAGAGAAGATAAGGTACAAAAAAAGTCTATAATTGTAACGTTTAACTCATTATTACAATGAAACAGAATTTTTAAAGAACTAATAAGTGTTATAGAAGATACTAATTTCCGTAATTCAATAATTGATttagtttttttatttaatatttaagcgGTAATGATTGAATGACAGAAATAACTCCTGACATTGTTTATAAGGTAATGAATTgataaatacaaattttcttcataaatatgttaaataataataaataataagaaaaCCGTATGTTTTCGATTGATACGCAAAAAAATATGCATAAATATACTTAAAATGATAGTAATTAGATATTTTACCCTATCGTGGACTAGacaattttttattgtatttagtaATTCTTATTAATTCAACTTGTATATTCTTCATCTTGTTAAAAATTTCCATGTAGTAAAATAATTGATAAGACAGTACAGTATTTAACTCCGTCTCACGCAAGCAAATCATTATTAAAATTAGACttaaaaatagtatattatGTACGTTCATGTCTTTCACTAAATATCTCACTTTACAACTTaaaaaatttttgtaaaattgtataatagaattttattattactattgtttACGAACACAAGTTGCCTTTTTCCTTTCAAGATCGCGATCACGAGGATTCCAGAGAGTTCGTAATTTAGAATCGTTTTTCGAGGTCAATTACTCACTTAACCTAACATCATTGATGCCAAGCATACGTTTGTATTACATTGCGTCGCGAAAGCTGCGCGCGAATTTCTTCTCCTTATCGTCGACACTAAATCACAGAAAGAGACACAAATTGTTCTAGAACATTTGTGCTTAcgtttttctttttaaagaacGGTTTAGAACATGTAAAGACTACTCTAATAGCATAATATTATTTGTACAGAAAATTAATAgcattaaaataataaaacttcatataatataatattaattgaattataaaagagctgtattatattattaaacATAATATGATGTTAAACGTAATAATATACTGATGAAATTAGTGTATATAAGCTCGAACACTAATGCatatatgtatttttatagcgtacaggttaaataatattaatttacagTTTAAAGATTGCGCTCTTTAGGAAAATGTGCTCTGTCGGTAAGTTATAAGTCAGCGCTGTTGGATGTTCCAGCTGTCGTTTCGGTTTGTTTAGAACAGTTACAAGGTTAAAATGGCGACGTGGAATAGACTTCTGTTGTTGGGTAGCCAAAAATTGTTAAAACCTAATggattattttcaaaattcctgCCAAAGAATGGTAATTACCACTCTCAAAAACAAAGGACTGTTAACAAGTTGTATCAATACCGAAAACAAAACAATCTTGTCAAACTCGATAGTGTTTTGTTACGCAACACttgtctgatcgaatagttcgaatagtaatttcatttaatattaCTGTTGTAACaatgaaatttataaaaatttttgatAAAATTGACGCCTACATTACCAATATATACTTTCCTATTTTAGTAGATTAGAGAAATGTTCTTTTTCTCTTTATTAGAAGAAAAACTTATATGTAACACAATCACTTCTTAGTGAATTCACAGAAAGTATCTAAAGATTTAAGTATTAACTGTATTATTgaaacaattattctatttattcgcATAGATAACTGTTATAGGATAATTTAATACACCATATTTTAACTAATTTCATTTCTTCCATAGACGGTACAAGATGTATGTCAGGTGAtagaacaatgattattactgccagTCGGTGGCAATGGCATAAAACGAAGGATATGTTGCATTTGTACGTTATGGTGGGTGCAATACCAATTGCTATAATTGTTTTCACTGCAAATGTATTCATAGGACCTGCTACATTAGAACCAATTCCAGAAGGTTACACGCCACAACATTGGGAATATTATAGAGTAATACTTCTAAAGAATTTTGTTTccaaagaattttttaaatttatgctttgtttaaaattaatttctactCTTTTTTGCAGTCACCTATTACTAGGTTTTTCGCAAGATACTTCTGTCCAAATCCTCAACAAGAATATGAGAAATATATGCATCATCTAGTGCACaactatgaaataaaaaaattacgaGACGTGCAATCAGCAGTAAAGACAAGTATTAGGTACCACCAGGATTACCCAGCTTTCTCATACAAACGGTCTCTACAGGTGTCTGATATTAAGAAACATAGAGAACGTCTTGATACTGTGGGTGTTTTCTAGATGTTAATAGAATTAAGTGTTGTACAAATTAACTGATACAGATTGTATCAATAAAATAGCCACTGCAGTAGCTGTTAAATGGAAATTTCAATAAAAGAAACATTAAAACTTTCTTCTATTTTATAGTTTTagtaaaaaatttcatttttataaatatttacataCACAATATTAGTTTGTATAGTAGATCGGAAATTTATCGATTCTCTGTATGTTTGTGATGCTTACACGAATTGTTTAACGATTGTACACAATTTTATAGTAAAAAGATTAAAACTCGGtttgaaattaaatttatcGTTAAAAACTTACAAATTGGAAGGAGCTAATAAATTCCCTCTGGGAATGTAGTGTGTTAGGAAAATTGGTAAGTTAGGAGAAGGTTAACCATTGATAATGTTGGTACCCAACAATGATCAAGTCCAAGAGTAAGAAattagaggactgaaggatggacTATGGATGATTAAGGTTAAAATCAGGGATGCCTTTCAGCTTACAACAAAAGATAAAATTACCACACTCTACACAGGCTCCAAAATAAATGAGGAATCGTTAACTTCGCAAGTGTATTTATTTGTTCACGATCAAAATTGATTGTAAGAAATGATATGCAAAAAAGGTTGACAGTTAAGATCAAGGGGCTTAAATGACGAAAAATGATAGTTTATGAAGAACTGATATTTTCCATAAAAGAAatactaattatagaaataattTGTGTTATATGCAGTGTTAACAACAATTTTACATACTATTTCCTgaaagttaataataattatagtgaaaacgaataataattattattattaaataaaatatgaagAAATTTGTAAGGTTTTGATTTAGAAATGCTTTCTTTGTTCAAAAAGGCTTTATTTCCTTTTGAATGTTTAAGCGTTCTCCAAGTATTAAGTATAATACTTAtttgtaaataaatataatgtttaaatatttcattGTTGGAATTATCGTAAAGTATCGTAAAATATCttatattgaaaaattaatattttatgataaatttatttaaataatctaCAATATATTTCCTAAATCATTCGGAGTATtaaattgtaattatttctCTAACATGTACGATCAGATTGATTTACTTACGTTTCAAATATTCCcgcaatttttcaatttctatTCCAACCACTAGTAGCGTATTAAGCGTATTCCAAACTGAGTCGATAACGTCGGCTGTGATATCAGAATGGTAAGATGTTTATAAGATTAGTTCAAATTACCCCATTTGCGCAAAATAATGAGCTAGAATCGTGCATGACTTTTTAATTTAGTTTGAAAATTAGGAATCCTCTGAAGCCTACCGTAACTATGACTTAATAAGTTAGTCTCTTTTTTGATTCACTttcataccacagcgtttcaatATCGCAGAAAATTTCTTAACACATCTTATCTACAGTGGTTAGAAAACACATGTCTCGTGACTGGGTTAAAGAGGAAATCCACATCATTTGTATCCTGAAAAAATATTAAGACAATTTTCTGGTTAACATCTACATATGCCACGTAAAAAGTATTGGTTCTtgccaaatttttaaaatactgtGTAGATGTTGAACAGTCAGTGCTTATATTTGATGATTATTTAAGCATTTTTTCATGTTGTGGGGTTTACAATAGTTTAATGTTATTTGATAATGATGGAATTTTCTACCGTAATAAAAACAAACTTACAGCCTTAGCAAATTCTACTGAACTCTGATACTTGCAGTAAGAGCTATTTCATGTAATCCTGAGTATAAGAACATATCATAAATTTTCTATGCTGTGATAGAGCGATAAGATTTACGCTCTACTTGCTCATATCAGTGAGAGGTGAATTGAATGTACCGATTGATATTGTATAACGATCGTTATACAACTGGTTCGACTACCGTTTGAGCGATCTCAATATCTTATTGTCCCGATCATTCTTAGAATCTCAATCGGAGCTTTGTAAAAAAATTGATCCTAACCACTGGTGAAATATAAACTAGTCTTATCAGAACTCTCATAGACTTCGTTGTGTTAATAGATCGGTGATTTTTTATTTAGAAGAACTTTTCTCGTTCCTATCGTCACATGATTCTTGCGAATTCCTAATAAGACGACGTTTCCGCTTCCTTTCGATAATGTCCAGACAATTCATTATGTATTTGCCGTTTCATCTTCGTACATAGGTTACAATTTAAAGGAAGAACGATTTCTAGAATATCGTTGCGAGCACCCGAACGGTAGAGAAGGGAGACTCATTCTAGTCTTCTTCGATAGCACACCTATGGATCTATAAAGAGATCTCCTTGCCATGTGAGGAATAATGATTCCTCggtgggaaacaaggaggtgCGTCCTGCCGGGTAACTTCGTTGGGAGAGGCCGCAGGGGGCAGAATTCGAGAAGACTTCAAGAAAGAAGGACGCAAGTCGCAAAAAGCAAGAGGAAGGGCGAGGAACCGGAGAAGAGAACTCTCGCGGAAGAAGAACCAGGTCCCTGGAAACCACCACCTTGCCCAAGGCTTTCGCGTGGTTTTCCTTGGGACATACAACAAATATTAAAGTGGTATCTGCCTGAAAAGACCGCCCAGGTATTAATTTACGTATACCTCTTTTTCTAGAGAGGAGTTCCCAAGCCCTTGCCCCCGAGAAGCTGCTGGAAAAAAGCTATCGGCAGCCCTGAAAGACATGACTTAACGTAGTTGGAACGTCCGCGTGTTTCGGCAAGGGGTAATGTTGCGAGCGCCCGGTATGCAaccacggccaactggtgctcgcgagaagacGGCAGAAGATCAAAGAAGATCGACTGTGCTGACAGCTTGACAACTGTTAGTCATAATCGTCAACGCAATCGTAATCTATGCATGCGAAACATACGAACAAATCATTGTATATAGTTGTAAATAAAGTGCTGTACAAAGTGTAGTATGCCGTTTAGTGAAGAGCGTAAGACTCGGGCGACGGCGAGCCACCGACCTCGGCCGCaacattttgaaaaaatttgtttaatattttcCAGTCCTTAAATTTAATCCATATAGAACTGATGCTATATAATGGGTATAATAAAAACTCACTGTTCTGAGTTTTAGATATTTA contains:
- the Nd-sgdh gene encoding NADH dehydrogenase (ubiquinone) SGDH subunit; this translates as MATWNRLLLLGSQKLLKPNGLFSKFLPKNDGTRCMSGDRTMIITASRWQWHKTKDMLHLYVMVGAIPIAIIVFTANVFIGPATLEPIPEGYTPQHWEYYRSPITRFFARYFCPNPQQEYEKYMHHLVHNYEIKKLRDVQSAVKTSIRYHQDYPAFSYKRSLQVSDIKKHRERLDTVGVF